Genomic DNA from Leptospira inadai serovar Lyme str. 10:
GAAAAATTGGAATATGCTATCCATGAGCGGATCCTCCGAATCTAATATAGGCTAAAGTAGTTAGAATTCTTATTCATTGTCGGTAAACGATTCCCGCCAAATGATTTCCTCTGATTTCATTTAACAGGCGTAAGCTTCTAGTTTTTCAATTTTTCCTGGATTTTAACTATTTGAGAGATTTACTTCCTCGATTTCGGCTTTCCACAAACTGATTCACATGTATTAAACTCCAAAATTTCCGTAAGGGGATAGGGCCGGATTGCTTACTCTTTTTAGCGAAGTGAACTTTAAAATATTCCCGGCCTTAGTTAGTCGTCTTAGCGAATACAGATAAGGTTAAGATCTAAGCGCAGGAAAGTCCGCAATATACGAACCGGGCCAGCTTAGTAATACGTCCATTAAAAGGAGGCGGAAATCGGAAACATTCAACCGCGGAATTCGTCCGGGATTCGATAGTTTTTTGGGAATCGCTTCAGATGCTCATACGAATATTCGTAATTCGAGATGGAACCGAACTGACCCGACAATAACTTCTACGAAACACGCTTATTTAATATTTTTAAATACTCTTTTCGAAGAGCGACCAAGTTGGATTCCAATCGTTTCCTGTTTAGGTCCTGTCCGCTTTCAAGCTTGAATTCAAGACCCAAATATAAAGTGTTGGAGTTTTCGTAGGCGGTCCATCGAACGACGCCGGTTATCGGAATACCTCCCTGCCCGCGAAAAACTATATCAAACTGCAGTTCTTTTCTTTTCGAAAGTTTCTCGGAGATAGATAGATCGTCGATTCTTAAGCGTATCCCGGAAGTGGAAATATCCATTATTTTAAAATGGTTGGTAATTTTCGTCGAATTAGAGCTTAAAATTAAATTAGTAATTTCTTGAGACAATGATTCTATATTCGAAAGGTCGTCGGGAGTATATTGGATCGATTTGCTGCGCATTTGGATAAATCCGATCGAGACGGGGATTCCGTCATCGTTCGGGTATAGAATTGGGGCGATTATTTCCGAAAGAATTCCGTTCGCTCTGTATTCCCGAATTCTTGATAGAATATCTGCCTCGGCATTCGGTCTGAGGTCTTTAAGAGAAATGCATTCAGAGCGAAAACAACTGGGATCGGAAGTATCCGCGATGAATAGAGATTTTTGACTCTTCTTTACCGCTTCAAATTTGCCGTTTTGTCCCCCCCTAAAAATGTCTATCACGACATCGCCTAGGTTTGTATTTTGGAGGATTCTTTTATACTTATCGAAGCTTTCAAATACGATATTCGGTAATGCAAACTTAGTTTTGTCGATAATCGATCTATGGCAAAGGATATTGGTCACATAGGCAATTTCCATAGGCATGGGAAGGCGCTCAAGATTGCGCCCTTTTTTAGCTATACATAAACTTTCTAGCTTAAATATGCAATTTCCGTTATTTAACCGTTCTGTAAATACGCAATTTATTTCTATGTAAGCCGCCAGCATCCGGAAGAAAGCGATTCGATTTCCTTGAAGGGGGTTGAATGTCTCAGGCACCTTTAAGACCAGGCGATTCCCGCCTTCCAATGCTTTTATTATCCTGACCTCTTGGGTAAAAGGGGGAGTTTTTACGAACATTCTCTGATCCAAAAGATGCTGTTTTATTACCTGCAACTTTTGATGTTGGTCTAAAATAAATTCCATGTTTCTAATGGACTTTTCTTCGTAGTTCATCGGATTTCGACCTCAAGAGTAGCTTCGTCTATATTTCAATTGACGAAGGATTGACCGAAAATCCGCACTTCGAATCCTTCCTTATTTTTTCAACGGTTAGATTTTCAATGCTCCCTTTAGGGATGAGATAAAACGACAAAACGGCGCTAAATGTCGTTTATCAATAAATTATTCACATATTTTAGACATTAAGGATTACTGATTAATGCTCGAATCGGTCCGGTGAGTCGATGCTACGGAGAACCCACGACAATTTGAAATATGGATTTAGAGTGAAATTGCGATCGTTACTTCATTTCCCTACATTATGCGGATTGAATCCTGTCGAAAACTCCCAATGATTCGTGTGATAGGGCGTTATTCA
This window encodes:
- a CDS encoding DUF1577 domain-containing protein, which produces MNYEEKSIRNMEFILDQHQKLQVIKQHLLDQRMFVKTPPFTQEVRIIKALEGGNRLVLKVPETFNPLQGNRIAFFRMLAAYIEINCVFTERLNNGNCIFKLESLCIAKKGRNLERLPMPMEIAYVTNILCHRSIIDKTKFALPNIVFESFDKYKRILQNTNLGDVVIDIFRGGQNGKFEAVKKSQKSLFIADTSDPSCFRSECISLKDLRPNAEADILSRIREYRANGILSEIIAPILYPNDDGIPVSIGFIQMRSKSIQYTPDDLSNIESLSQEITNLILSSNSTKITNHFKIMDISTSGIRLRIDDLSISEKLSKRKELQFDIVFRGQGGIPITGVVRWTAYENSNTLYLGLEFKLESGQDLNRKRLESNLVALRKEYLKILNKRVS